GTGCAGCGGCACCGACCCGCAGGCCGGCCCGGACCCTGCCGCACGGACGTCCCAGGGCAGCGCGGCGGCGAGCTCGTCGTCGGCGGCCCCGTCCTCCTCCGCGGGGTCCTCCGCCGGGTCCTCGGCCGGCTCGTCGAGCACCCCGTCGTCCCCGGGCTCGGCGGCCCCGTCGGACGCCGCCGGCGGTCCGGTCCTCACCGACGACGGGCAGCCGGTGTTGCCGCTGGCCGCCGGCGCGGACGCGGCCACGGCCCTGGGCGGTCTGGCCGGCCGGCCGGTGACCGCGACGGGCGCCCGGGTGCTGTCGGTGCCGGCCGACGAGGGGTTCTGGCTCGGCACGTCGGAGACCGAGCGGGTGTGGGTCGAGCTGACCGGCGAGGCCGGCGAGTCGCCCTACCAGGTGCAGGAGGGGGACCTGGTGGACTTCGAGGGCACCGTGGTCACCCACGACGCGACCTTCCCCGGGCAGGCCGGTGTCGACGAGGCCGAGGGCGCCGCCCAGCTGGCCGAGCAGGGGGCGCACCTGACCGCGGCCAAGTCCGCCGTCCGCCTCTCCGCCTGAAAGAGGACCTCCCTGCAGGGTCCCGGGCCTCGCAGGCTCGGCCCGGGACCCTGCAGGGAGGCCGGCACGGGCCGGGTCCGCAACCGCGGGCCCGGCCGGTGCCGTTCAGTCCCGCATCTGCTCCAGCAGCTCGGCCAGCTCGTCGTCCAGCCCGGCGGTGGACCGGTCCTGGGCGATCCGGGCCTGCGCCCGGCGCCACCACACCGGTGCGGTCGACAGGGCCGTGGCCACGCCCACCCCGACCCCGAGCAGCAGGTGGGGGTGGGCGTGGCCACGGCGGCGCAGCGCCCGGCTGACCGGACCGTCGGCCGCCGTGGCCAGCAGGCCCCAGCCGGTGGTCACCACCGCCTGGGCGAGCCGGGCGGTCTGGTCGTGGGGCTCGTCGGGGAGCGGGGGCAGCCCCCGCAGCGCCCGACGCAGCGTGGGCAGCTCGCGCCAGACGGTTACCCCTGCCACGGCCGTGAGGATCCCGGCGTAGACGCGGGCGCGGGCCCACGAGCGGGCAGGCAGCTCCATGGCCGCCTCCGCGCTCCCGACCACGAGGCCGTCGAGGACGGCGCTGGCGACCGCTCGGACCCGGTGCGACGTGGCTGAGGCCATGCCTCACGGTAGCCAGGTCACCCCGCCCGGCGCCGCACGAACAGGGGTCGCGGAGGGTGCTCCTAGGATCGTCCGGTGAGCGTGACCCCGATCCGGCTGATGGGCGACCCGGTGCTGCGCACCCCGGCCGCCCCGGTCGTCGACTTCGACCTCGAGCTGCGCCGGCTGGTCGCCGACCTCACCGACACCATGTTCGCCGCGGGGGGTGCCGGCCTAGCCGCCCCGCAGATCGGCGTCGGCCTGCGGGTGTTCACCTGGTTCGTCGACGGGGAGGTCGGCCACCTGGTCAACCCGGAGGTGGCGCTGGTGGGGGAGGAGACCGAGGAGGGCCCGGAGGGCTGCCTGTCCATCCCCGGGTACACCTTCGACTGCCGCCGGCACCTGTACGTCGCCGCCACCGGCGTCGACCTGCACGGGGAGCCGCTGCGCGTCGAGGGCTCGCACCTGCTGGCCCGCGCGGTGCAGCACGAGGTCGACCACCTCGACGGCGTGCTGTTCGTCGACCGGCTGGACGCCGAGGCGCGCGCCGCCGCGCTGGCCGCGATCGGCGAGGCGGAGTGGGTCGGCGCCGGTGCCTGGGTGCCGCGCGTCGAGGTGAGTCCCCACTGAGGCTGCTCTTCGCGGGGACGCCGCAGGTCGCCGTCCCCTCCCTGGAACTGCTGCTGGCCTCCGGCCACGAGGTGGTGGCCGTGCTGACCCGGCCCGACGCGCGCTCCGGCCGCGGCCGGCGGGTCAGCCGGTCACCGGTCGCCGAGCGCGCCGACGCCGCCGGCGTGCCGGTGCTCACGCCCCGCTCGCCACGGGACCCGGAGTTCCTCGCCCGACTGGCCGACCTCGCCGTCGACTGCGCGCCCGTGGTGGCCTACGGCGCCCTCGTCCCGGCCGCGGCGCTGGCGGTGCCGCGGTTCGGCTGGGTCAACCTGCACTTCTCGCTGCTGCCGGCCTGGCGCGGCGCCGCGCCGGTGCAGCACGCGGTCATGGCCGGCGACGAGGTCACCGGCGCCTGCACCTTCCAGCTCGAGGAGGGCCTGGACACCGGCCCGGTGTACGGCCTGGTCACCGAGCCGATCGGGCCCCGGGACACCGCCGGGGACCTGCTGGCCCGGCTCGCGGTGAGCGGCGCCCGGCTGCTGGTGAGCACCCTGGACGGCATCGCCGACGGCACCCTGGAGCCCCGGCCGCAGCCGGCCGAGGGCGTGAGCCTGGCGCCGCGGCTGGAGCCGGCCGACGCCCGCGTGGACTGGTCGCTGCCCGCCCACGTGGTCGACCGCCGGGTCCGCGGGACCACCCCGGCACCGGGTGCGTGGACGACGTGGCGCGGCGAGCGGCTGCGGCTGGGCCCGGTCGAGCCGCTGCCCTCCTCCCTCGGCCTGGCGCCGGGCGAGCTGTCCGTCGGGCCCACCGGCGTCCTCGTGGGCACCGGCCGCGGCGCCGTCCGGCTCGGCGAGGTGCAACCGGCCGGCAAGCGCGTGCTGCCCGCCCCCGACTGGGCCCGCGGGGCGCGCCCCGCGCCGGGCGAGCGGCTCGGCGAGGTCCGGTGAGCGCCCCGCGCCGCGGCGGCCGCCGGCCGCCGTCCCGCCGGCACCGGTCCACCCTGGACGGCGCCCGGCTGACCGCCTATGACGTCCTGGACGGCGTCACGAGCCGGGCCGCCTACGCCAACCTGCTGCTGCCTCAGCTGCTGCGCGAGCGGGCCGCCGACCTCGGTGGGCGCGACGCCGCCTTCGCCACCCAGCTGGCCTACGGTGCGCTGCGCGCCACCGGCACCCTCGACGCGGTGCTCGGCACCCTGGTGTCCCGGCCGCTGGCCGAGCTGGACCCGCGGGTGCTGGACCTGCTGCGGCTGGGCGCCTACCAGCTGCTGGACCTCCGCGTGCCCGCGCACGCCGCCGTGGACACCACCGTGGCGCTCACCCGGGCGATCGTCGGCACCGGTCCCTCCGGGCTGGTGAACGCGGTGCTGCGCAAGGTCGCCGCCGGCGGGGACCGGGCGGCCTGGGTCGAACGGCTCGGCGGGGACGGCGACCAGCGGCTGGCCCTGGCCACCGACCACCCGCAGTGGGTGATCGAGGCGTGGCGGGACGCGCTGGGCCCGGACGCCGCCGAGCTGGAGCCCGCGCTGCTCGCCGACGGCGGCGCCCCCGAGGTGCACCTGGTCGCCCGCCGGGTGCCGCGCGAGCAGCTGGTGGCCGAGTCCGGCGGGCAGCCGGGGCCGTGGTCGCCGTACGCCGTCCGGCTCGGCGGCGGGGACCCGGCGCGCGTGCCGTCGGTGCGCGACGGCCGGGCCGCGGTGCAGGACGAGGGCAGCCAGCTGGCGGCGCTGCTGCTGGCCCGCGCCCCGCTTGAGGGCCCGGACGGCGCATGGCTGGACGTCTGCGCCGGCCCCGGCGGCAAGACCGGGCTGCTGGCCGCCGTCCGGCCGGCGGGGGTGCGGATCACCGCTGCCGACCGGGCGGCGCACCGGGCCGACCTGGTCCGGCAGGCGCTGCGCGAGGAGGCCGACGTCGAGGTGGTCGTCGCCGACGGCCGGACGCCGCCGTGGCCGGCGGGCTCCTTCGACCGCGTGCTGCTGGACGCGCCGTGCACCGGCCTGGGGGCGCTGCGCCGCCGTCCCGAGGTGCGGTGGCGGCGGACCCCGGAGGACGTCGCCCCGCTCGCGGCACTGCAGGCGGCGCTGCTGGACGGCGCGCTGGCCTCAGTGCGCCCCGGCGGCGTGGTCGCCTACGTGACCTGCTCGCCGCACACCGACGAGACCGTCGCCGTGGTCGGCGCCGCGGCCGGCCGGGACGACGTCGAGGTGCTGCCGGTCGCGCCGCTGTTCCCCGAGGTGCCGGGCATCGCGCGCGGGGACCACGGGCAGCTGTGGCCGCACCGGCACGGCACCGACGCGATGTTCATGGCGCTGCTCCGCCGCAGCCGCTGAGCCCGTCCACCGCGCACACCGGCCATGAGCGGGGACCGGCGCGCCGGTCAGTGGTAGGGGACGGACCCGCCGTCGGCGGCACCGGCGGAGCGCAGGTTGGCCCGGTGTGCCCGCTCGAGGTGCGTGGTGACCGCCTCGCAGACCCACCGCAGCGGCCCGGTGGGCGCGAGCTCCGCCTCGACGATCGGTTCCGGCCGGCCGTACGCGCCGCACGCCAGCCCGAGGACGACGACGGTGGCGGTCTCCGGCGTCCACGTCCCGTCCGGCCGGTGCGGGTCCCGTGCCCGGTCGGCCGCTGACGCGGCGGAGACGTCCGCGAAGCGGCGGGTGAGCAGCCGTCGGCGCACGGTCCACCGGCCCGAGTCGACGAGGGCTCCGGCCACGTCCGGCATGCCGACCGGACCCACGGCCATCCAGTCGTCCAGCGAGCGCCCCGGCTCGGCCACCATCGCTGCCAGCAGCCGGTCGGCCGGGCCGAAGCCGGTCGGTGTGCCGTCCACCGTCACGCTGTCGTCGCCGTGCACGAGCCGCTCAGCCCGGACCAGGTCGACGAGCAGGGCACCCCGCGCGGCGTCGTCCCACAGGTCGAAGTCCCGCAGCCGGCCCCTGCGGTCCAGGCACCGGGACGCCAGTCGGGCGGCGATGCCGCCGGTCAGGTCGACGCCGTCCGCGACCGTCTCGTCCACGCCGGCAGCGTAGGAGCTCAGGACCGCCGGTCACGGGCACCGACCACGGTCGGGTGACGCCGCTCGGCACGGACCTAGAATCCGCGGACGTGCCCCGCCGCCCGCTGATCGCCCCCAGCCTCCTGTCGGCGGACTTCGCCCGGCTGGGCGAGGAGGCGCAGCGGGTGGCCGAGGCCGACTGGCTGCACTTCGACGTCATGGACGCGCACTTCGTGCCGAACCTGACCTTCGGCCTGCCGGTGATGCAGGCGGTGCGGGCGCAGAGCCCCGTGCCGCTGGACTGCCACCTGATGGTCGAGGCCCCCGAGCGCTGGGCGCCGGGCTACGCCGAGGCCGGCGCGCACAACGTCACCGTGCACGCCGAGGCCTGCAGCGGCGACCCGCGCGCGCTGGCCCGCGACCTGCGCGCCGCCGGGTCGCTGGCCGGCCTGGCACTCAAGCCGGGCACCGACCTCGAGCCCTACCTCGACGTCCTCACCGAGTTCGACACCCTGCTGGTCATGACCGTCGAGCCCGGCTTCGGCGGCCAGGAGTTCATCGCCGAGACGCTGCCCAAGGTGCGCCGCGCGCGGGAGCTGGCCGACACCGGTCACCTCACCCTGCTGGTCGAGGTGGACGGCGGGATCAACGCCGACACCATCGAGCAGGCCGCCGAGGCCGGCGCCGACGTCTTCGTCGCGGGCTCGGCCGTCTACGGCGCCGACGACCCCGCCCGGGCGATCGCCGCCCTGCGCGCCCGGGCGACCGCGGCGCGGCCCGGGTGAGCGTCTCCGCGGCCGAGCTCGCCGCCATGGCCCGCGCCCGCGAGCTGGGCTGGAGCATTCTGGGCACCACCAGCCCGAACCCGGCGGTGGGCGCGGTGGTCCTGGCCCCTGACGGGACGCCGGTGGGAGAGGGCGCGACCGCCCCGCCCGGCGGCCCGCATGCGGAGGTCCGGGCACTCGCACAGGCCGGCGAGCGGGCCCGCGGCGGGACGGCGGTGGTCACCCTCGAGCCGTGCGCGCACACCGGCCGCACCGGCCCGTGCGCGGACGCGCTGCTGGCCGCCGGGGTCGCCCGCGTGGTGGTCGCCGTCCCCGAACCGACCCGGCTGGCCGGGGGAGGGGCACAGCGGCTGCGCGCGGCCGGCGTCGACGTCGTGCTCGGTGTCGAGGAGGCGCAGGCCGCCGAGGGCGCGCTGGGCCCCTGGCTCACCGGTGTCCGCGAGCACCGCCCGCAGGTGGTGTGGAAGGTGGCCGGCACCCTCGACGGGCGGGTCGCCGCCGCCGACGGCAGCAGCCGCTGGGTCACCGGCCCGGAGGCGCGGGCCGCCGTCCACCGGCTGAGGGCCACCTGCGACGCCGTCGTCGTCGGGTCGGGGACCGCGCTGGCCGACGACCCGCAGCTCACCGTCCGCGACGCCGACGGCCGGGACGCCGACCGCCAGCCGCTGCGGGTGGTCCTCGACCGCCGCGGCCGGGTGCCGGCCACGGCGCGGGTGCACGACGGCGCCGCCCCCACCCTGGTCAGCACCGCGGCGACGCCGCGGGCGCTGCTGGACGAGCTGTTCGCCCGCGACGTCCGCCGTGTGCTGCTGGAGGGCGGCCCCACGCTGGCCGCGGCCTTCCTGCGCGACGGGCTGGTCGACGAGGCCGTCGTGCACCTGGCCCCCAAGCTGCTCGGCGCCGGCGCGCCCCTGGTCGGCGACCTGGGAATCTCCGGGATCGGCGCGGCGCTGAGCCTGACGGTCAGCGGCCTCACCCACCTGGGCGGGGACGTGGAGATCCGCCTGCGGCCCACCCGGCACACTGGGGACGGGCGCACCGCGGAGGACCGCGACGCGACCGGAGGGAGTTGATCGTGTTCACCGGCATCGTCGAGGAGGTCGGCGTCCTGCTCGCCCGCGAGGAGCAGCAGGACTCAGCCCGGCTGCGCATCCGGGCCCGCACGGCGCTGGAGGGCGTGGCACTGGGCGACTCGATCGCCGTCAACGGCGTCTGCCTGACCGTGACCAGTGCCGACGGCGAGGAGTGGACGACCGACGTGATGGCCGAGACCCTGCGCCGCAGCAGCATCGGCGCGCTGGGCCCCGGTGACCCGGTCAACCTGGAGCGCGCGGTGACCCCGCAGACCCGCCTCGGCGGGCACCTGGTGCAGGGCCACGTCGACGGCGTGGGCACCGTGCTCACCCGCACCCCCGGCGACCAGTGGGAGGTCGTGCGGATCGCGCTGCCGCCGGAGCTGGCGCGCTACGTCGTCGAGAAGGGCTCCATCACCCTGGACGGCGTCTCGCTCACCGTGAGCGCTGTCAGTGACATCGGGACGGGTGGCGAGGGCGCCGGCACAGCCGACGCCGAGCCGTGGTTCGAGGTCAGCCTCATCCCCACCACCCTGCGCGAGACCACGCTGGGTGCCGTCCCTCCCGGCAGCCCGGTCAACCTGGAGGTCGACGTCATCGCCAAGTACGTGGAGCGCCTGCTGGAGGCCCGCCGGTGAGCGCCCCCGTCCGCTTGGACACCGTCGAGGACGCCATCGCCGCGATCAAGAGCGGCCGGCCCGTGGTCGTGATCGACGACGAGGACCGCGAGAACGAGGGCGACCTGATCTTCGCCTCGGAGCTGGCGACGCCGGAGCTGGTCGCGTTCACGGTCCGCTACACCTCCGGCTACATCTGCGTGGCCGTCACCGAGGCCGACGCCGACCGGCTGGACCTCCCGCCGATGTTCCGGGTCAACCAGGACCGCCGCGGCACCGCCTACACCGTCACCGTCGACGCCCGGGAGGGCGTGACCACCGGCATCTCCGCCGCCGACCGGGCGCACACCATCCGGCTGCTCGCCTCGTCCGACACCGACGCCACCGACCTGGCCCGGCCCGGGCACATCGTGCCGCTGCGGGCCAAGGACGGCGGCGTGCTGCGCCGGCCCGGCCACACCGAGGCCGCCGTCGACCTCGCCGTCCTCGCCGGGCTGCGCCCCTCCGGCACGCTGTGCGAGCTGGTCAGCGAGAAGGACCCGACCGGCATGGCCCGCGGCGAGGAGCTGCGCGTCTTCGCCGACGAGCACGACCTGTGCCTGATCTCCATCGCCGACCTGATCGCCTACCGCAAGCGCTTTGACAAGCTGGTCGAGCGGGAGGCGGAGGCGACCGTGCCGCTGGCCCCGGGCACCTTCACCGCGGTCGGGTACCGCAGCTCCTACGACGAGCGGGAGCACGTCGCGTTCGTCTACGGCGACATCGGCGACGGCGAGGACGTGCTGGTGCGCGTGCACTCCGAGTGCCTCACCGGCGACGTCTTCGGCTCGCTGCGCTGCGACTGCGGCCCGCAGCTGCAGGCGGCGCTGGCCGCGGTCGCCCAGGAGGGCCGCGGCATCGTGCTCTACATCCGGGGCCACGAGGGCCGCGGCATCGGCCTGCTGCACAAGCTGCAGGCCTACCAGCTGCAGGACGCCGGCGTGGACACCGTCGACGCCAACCTCGACCTGGGCCTGCCCGCCGACGCCCGCGACTACGGCACCGGCGCGCAGATCCTCGTCGACCTCGGCGTGCACACGATGCGGCTGCTCACCAACAACCCGGCCAAGCGCGCCGGCCTGGAGGGCTACGGGCTCAAGGTGACCGGCCGGGTGCCGCTGCCCAGCCACGTCACCGCGGAGAACCTGGCCTACCTGCGCACCAAGCGCGACCGGATGGGCCACCTGCTGGACATCATCGAGCCGTCGGCCAGCCTCGAGGACGCGATCGGCACCGTGCCCGGCACCGACGTGCCGCTGCGCCAGGACGAGCAGCCGGTATGAGCGGGCGGGGAGCCCCCGAGGCCGCGGCGGTGGACGCCGCCGGCCTGACGCTGGGCATCGTGGCCACCACCTGGCACGCGGAGCTCACCGGTGCGCTGCTGGACCGCGCGGTCGCCGCGGCCCTCGCCAGCGGCGTGCCCGCGCCCACCGTCGTCCGGGTGCCCGGGGCGGTCGAGCTGCCGGTGGTCGCCCAGGCGCTCACCGAGCGGCACGACGCCGTCGTCGCGCTCGGCGTGGTCATCCGCGGGGGGACGCCGCACTTCGAGTACGTCTGCGACGCGGTCACCGCCGGGCTCACCCGGGTGGCCCTCGACGCGGCCACCCCCGTCGGCAACGGCGTCCTCACCTGCGACACCGAGGAGCAGGCGCGCGAGCGGGCCGGGTTGCCCGGCTCGGCGGAGGACAAGGGCTGGGAGGCGACCACCGCCGCCCTGGCCACCGCGCTGACCCTGCGCGGGCTGCGCGGCCCCGGCCGGCCCACCGGGTTCACCGTCCGGCCGGCCGAGGGGAGCCGCGCGTGAAGACCTTCGACGAGCTGTTCGCCGAGCTGTCGGCCAAGGTCGCCGCCGGTGACCCGGCGTCCGGGACGGTCACCGCCGTCCGCGACGGCGTGCACGCCGCGGGCAAGAAGGTGGTCGAGGAGGCCGCCGAGTCCTGGATGGCCGCCGAGCACGAGGGCCCCGAGCGCACCGCCGAGGAGATCAGCCAGCTGCTCTACCGGGTGCAGGTGCTCATGCTGGCCCGCGGCCTGACGCTCGACGACGTCTACACCCACCTGTGAAGGACCCTCGCGCCCCCACGGCACGCTCCGCGCGCCGCGGGACCCTGCGCGAGGGCCGTTCCATCCACCTACCGAAGGAGCCCATCCCGTGCTGCGCATCGCCGTGCCCAACAAGGGGGTCCTGAGCGAGCCGGCCGCCGAGATGCTCACCGAGAGCGGCTACCGGCAGCGGCGCAGCACCAAGGACCTCGCCGTCTACGACCCGGACAACGACACCGAGTTCTTCTACCTGCGACCCCGCGACATCGCCGTCTACGTCGCCGCCGGCACCCTGGACGTCGGCATCACCGGGCGGGACATGCTGCTGGAGACCGCTCCGGCCGACGACGAGGGGGCGGCCGCGGTGGAGGTGATGCCGCTGGGCTTCGGCCGCAGCTCCTTCCGCTTCGCCGCCCCGGTGGGGTCCGGCATCGACGGCGTCGAGCAGCTGGCCGGCAAGCGGATCGCCACCGCCTACCCGGTGCTGCTGCAGCGCCACCTCGACGAGCGCGCCATCCGCGCCTCGGTGGTCAAGCTCGACGGCGCGGTGGAGACCGCCTGCCGGCTCGGCGTCGCCGACGCCGTCTGCGACGTGGTGGAGACCGGGACGACGCTGCGCGCGGCCGGGCTGCAGATCATCGGCGAGTCGGTGCTCACCAGCGAGGCGATCCTGGTGCGGCGGGCCGGCGCGGAGGAGATCCCGGCCGTCGCCCAGCTGCGCCGCCGGCTGCGTGGTGTCCTGGTCGCCCGGCAGTACGTGATGCTCGACTACGACTGCCCCAACGAGCTGCTGGAGAAGGCGACCGCGCTCACGCCGGGCCTGGAGGGCCCCACGGTGAGCCCGCTGCAGACGCCGGGCTGGTCGGCGGTGCGCGCGATGGTCGCCCAGACCGACACCAACCGGGTGATGGACGAGCTGTGGGAGCTCGGCGCCCGCGCCATCCTCGTCACCAGCATCCACGCCTGCCGGCTCTGATCCGGTGACACTGTCGGCCTACCGGCCGACACCGCGGCCAGGTGACCGGAAGGACCTCGGTGCCCCCCACGCCTCGCAGGCTCGGCGCGGGCCCCTGCACCGAGGCCGAACGGCGCTGAGCCTGCCCGCCGGACCGGGATGACCTCCGCGTGGGAGTCACCCGGGCGGCGGGCTCAGCGGCGGGTGGTGCGGTCCACCAGGTCGATCGCGGTGCACAGGCCCAGCGCCATGGCCCGGCCACTGGTGGCGCCGGTGGCCAGCAGCCCGGCGATGGCCGGGGCCAGCGGCCGCTCGCCGACCAGCCCGTGCAGCACCGCGGCGTACTCCGCGCTGACCCGCCCGGCCGCCGCGTGCCGCAGCAGTGCCCGCGACAGCTCGGTGGTCCGGCCGGCGGCCAGCGCGCAGACCGCGGTGGCGAAGCGCCCGGCCGACGGGTGGCCCAGCAGCACCAGGCCGGCCATCGTCCCGGCCATGACGTCGTCCCCGGCCGGGGTGAGCCCCGGGCCCAGGCCGATGAGCCGGGTGGCGGTGCGCAGGGCGGCGTCCAGGTCGGCCCTCCGGACGGCGCCGCGCAGCGCGGCCAGCGGGCCCCCGGGGCCGGCCGGGAGGCCGGGCAGGGTGAACGCGCTGTGCGGGACCCCCTCGCCGTAGAGGGCGTTGCGCAGCAGGCGCACCCCCTCGGGCAGCAGGGCCGGTCGTGGGCTCGGCAGTCGGGGGCGCGGGTCCCACCAGGCGGCGGCGCTGACGGCGAGGTCGCCGACGACGATCCGCCCACCCCCGACCTCGGCCGCGGCGTCCGGCGGCAGGGCGACCAGCGGGCGGCCGTTGCTGGGCCGGAAGAGCACGCAGGCCAGGGGCAGGCGGGCGGCGTCGTTGGTCAGCACGCCGACCACGTCGCCACCGCGGTCGGTGGGCACGTGCAGGTAGACCGCGGCGGGCACGCTGAGCAGCACGCGCGCCGGGCGGACCGGGCCGCGCAGGAGGTCGGCGACCCCGGTGCTCGCCGCGGCGGGCACGGCGGACGCGGCACGGGCGAGGGGAGCGGTGCGCGCGGTGGCCTGGGCCGACTCGCGCGGCAGGGGGATGGTGGGCAGTCCGGACCGCGTGGCGTGGGCGCCCGGGGACGTCCGGGCCCCGGGGCGGCCCCCGCCCGACCCGGCGGTCTCGTCGATGGTGCGCATGGCGACCTCTTCACCCTGGGGAGCACGGGAGGCGCCCGTCGGCTCGAGAACCCCCCGCCCGGCCGCGGTCCACCCGCTGGGGAGGTCGGACGGCACCCTCGGGAGGGAACCGGCCTACCATCCACCGGGCGGAGTGCGACCGGGTCTCGAACCTATGCGGCGCGTCGCACGCCCACGTATGGCGGATGTCGCCAAGAATGGGGTGCCTGGTGCGGGCACTGCTGACAGGGGTCCGCCATCTGGTCGTGGGCAACAACAACTGAGAGGGTGGGTGGCGTGACCCAGGGTGAAGCCTCCCTCGTCGTCCCCACGCTGGGTGAGGGCACCTCGTCCCGGCGTCACCTGTCCGCAGCGGAGGCACCGGTGACCGAGAGCCGCGGCGCACGGCCCACCTGGCAGGAGCGCATGGGCCTGACCCTGGCCGAGGCGCTGCGCCTGCCCGCGCTGGCGGGCACGGAGGTGCTGGCCGGCAGCGGTGGCCTGGACCGGGTCGTCCGCCACGTGGTGGTCGACGACCCCGCAGACCCGCTGGCGGTCGCGGGCCCCGACGTCCTGGTCGTGCTCGGCGCCCGGCTGCCCCCGGCCGACCCGGCCAACTACCGCGCCCTCGTGGAGCGGCTGGACTCCATGGGCACCGCGGCGCTGGCCCACCGCCGCACCGAGGGGCCCCCGCAGGTCCCCGCCGAGGTGCTCGCCGAGGCCGA
This window of the Geodermatophilus sp. DSM 44513 genome carries:
- a CDS encoding DUF2877 domain-containing protein produces the protein MRTIDETAGSGGGRPGARTSPGAHATRSGLPTIPLPRESAQATARTAPLARAASAVPAAASTGVADLLRGPVRPARVLLSVPAAVYLHVPTDRGGDVVGVLTNDAARLPLACVLFRPSNGRPLVALPPDAAAEVGGGRIVVGDLAVSAAAWWDPRPRLPSPRPALLPEGVRLLRNALYGEGVPHSAFTLPGLPAGPGGPLAALRGAVRRADLDAALRTATRLIGLGPGLTPAGDDVMAGTMAGLVLLGHPSAGRFATAVCALAAGRTTELSRALLRHAAAGRVSAEYAAVLHGLVGERPLAPAIAGLLATGATSGRAMALGLCTAIDLVDRTTRR